The following proteins are encoded in a genomic region of Phragmites australis chromosome 9, lpPhrAust1.1, whole genome shotgun sequence:
- the LOC133929694 gene encoding uncharacterized protein LOC133929694: MEISKHLAKLMEATLHPPALLRSPEDDDDAAAGIPWVLLDLEAYVADHRNDTTAFSHTESGTEIQVTFFLARPPRVSYFCVFCPGRDHTEIPIEPNILAMEENLVLLHIVVGPEDKIYKDRDLFIYQANGADDGGPSLERLQRPPSRDYDFDYSNVGLLRCRDGGGCRFIQRPHRNKKDEFIIAALCDLYGGPGVAAHLPDDMFKPGSESGSTPFALYVYNSKPKAWTVSVVSLDQQQQQKQPGDCFLHFNSKVISIGGEAGTMGFVDLWRGILLCDVLNGDPNLRYVPLPKPIRPGKDLRGDARLHRDIAVIKDHINYVELQVKWKPGLVSRDGRYNSDGWMARTFSRPVAAANSVAAANSVADDWRMECEMKSSDEIDVDSNPHYELLPKPLDNEGRPLPPFKSVVICQPTLSLSNQDDTVHFMNKDVPGDDKAWVIAVNMNEKKLVGAAKFAAERTDVVTFAYVHSRISEYLTGASGTKGSNKRHGPMLVRSSSEKQPDSHATSIRMFGHLDVEMPVTSAVAEEKGYF, encoded by the exons ATGGAGATAAGCAAGCATCTTGCAAAATTGATGGAGGCCACCTTGCATCCGCCTGCTCTCTTGCGCTCCCCCGAAGACGACGACGATGCTGCTGCTGGTATCCCCTGGGTCCTCCTCGACTTGGAGGCCTACGTCGCCGACCACCGCAACGACACAACTGCCTTTTCACATACGGAGTCCGGTACGGAGATCCAGGTCACCTTCTTCCTCGCCCGCCCGCCGCGCGTTTCCTACTTCTGCGTCTTCTGCCCTGGGAGGGATCACACGGAGATCCCCATAGAGCCCAACATCCTCGCCATGGAGGAGAACCTCGTCCTCCTCCACATCGTCGTCGGCCCTGAGGACAAGATTTACAAAGACCGCGACCTCTTCATCTACCAGGCCAACGGGGCCGACGACGGGGGGCCGTCGCTCGAGCGGCTCCAGCGCCCCCCCAGCCGCGACTACGACTTCGATTACAGCAACGTTGGCCTCCTGCGCTGCAGAGACGGCGGCGGCTGTAGGTTCATCCAGCGCCCCCACCGCAACAAAAAGGATGAATTCATCATCGCCGCACTCTGTGACCTGTACGGCGGCCCAGGCGTCGCCGCCCATCTCCCTGATGACATGTTCAAGCCAGGATCCGAGTCAGGCAGCACGCCGTTCGCTCTGTATGTCTACAACTCCAAGCCCAAAGCTTGGACTGTCAGTGTGGTTTCACTGGACCAACAGCAACAGCAAAAGCAACCAGGAGACTGTTTTCTGCATTTCAACAGCAAGGTGATCTCCATAGGAGGAGAAGCTGGCACCATGGGGTTTGTCGACCTCTGGCGGGGCATCCTCCTTTGTGATGTGCTCAATGGCGACCCCAACCTTCGTTACGTCCCGCTGCCAAAGCCGATCCGGCCAGGCAAGGACCTCCGGGGTGATGCGCGCCTCCATCGGGACATTGCTGTCATCAAGGATCACATCAATTACGTCGAGCTGCAGGTCAAATGGAAGCCTGGCCTAGTCTCTAGGGATGGTCGCTACAACAGTGATGGCTGGATGGCCAGGACATTTAGCAGGCCAGTGGCTGCTGCTAACTCAGTGGCTGCAGCTAACTCGGTTGCTGATGATTGGCGCATGGAATGTGAGATGAAGTCCTCCGATGAGATCGACGTCGACAGCAACCCGCATTATGAACTGCTGCCTAAGCCGCTGGACAATGAAGGCCGGCCTCTGCCACCCTTTAAGAGCGTTGTCATATGCCAACCTACACTCAGCTTGAGCAACCAAGACGATACCGTCCATTTCATGAACAAGGACGTCCCCGGGGACGACAAGGCGTGGGTGATCGCCGTCAACATGAACGAAAAGAAGCTAGTAGGAGCAGCTAAGTTTGCCGCAGAAAGGACTGATGTTGTCACTTTTGCCTACGTCCACAGTAGGATATCTGAGTATCTGACAGGAGCTTCAG GTACAAAGGGAAGCAACAAACGACATGGGCCCATGTTGGTGCGATCCTCCAGCGAGAAGCAGCCAGATTCGCATGCCACCTCGATTCGAATGTTTGGACACCTGGATGTGGAAATGCCCGTCACAAGTGCGGTGGCTGAAGAGAAGGGTTATTTTTAG